In Glycine soja cultivar W05 chromosome 10, ASM419377v2, whole genome shotgun sequence, the genomic stretch AGCATGGTATTAAACTATTATTAATGTTGGAAGCAATCAAATTTGGATAAGAGTAGTTTTGATTGAGCTTGTATATATAATACCAAATAAAGATTGTTGTTTTGACACTGATGGCATTGAGAAAATAATGTTGTTGATATTACTACAGGAGCATCCAGAACAGCACAGAGAGAAGGAAGCTGGGATATTTCTCTTGTGGAACAGGCAACCCAATTGATGATTGTTGGCGTTGTGACCCCAACTGGCAACGCAACCGGAAGCGTCTGGCGGATTGTGGCATTGGTTTTGGCCGGAATGCTATCGGTGGTCGTGATGGAAAATTTTATGTGGTGACTGACCCCAGGGATGATGACCCTGTGAACCCGAAACCTGGCACTCTTCGCCATGCTGTGATCCAGGACAGGCCCTTGTGGATTGTGTTCAAGAGGGACATGGTTATTCAGCTGAAGCAGGAGCTGATCATGAACAGCTTTAAGACCATTGATGCTAGAGGAGTGAATGTGCACATTGCTAATGGAGCATGCATCACAATTCAGTTTGTAACCAATGTTATCATTCATGGCTTGCACATTCATGATTGCAAACCTACTGGAAATGCTATGGTGAGAAGCTCCCCAACACATTTTGGTTGGAGGACAATGGCTGATGGAGATGCTATCTCCATATTTGGCTCAAGCCACATTTGGGTTGACCACAACTCCTTGTCACACTGTGCGGATGGCCTTGTGGATGCTGTCATGGGCTCAACAGCCATTACTATTTCCAACAACCACTTCACCCACCACAATGAGGTACTACTACTTTTCACTGTAGTGTTTCTGTTTCCTCTGTGTCTAGCTTCACTTTTCCCCTTGTTGTTGCATCATGACTTAAGCTGTTATCTTATTATTTCTTTGCAAATTCAGGTGATTCTACTAGGCCACAGTGACTCTTACACAAGAGACAAGCTGATGCAAGTGACCATCGCATACAACCATTTCGGAGAGGGACTTATCCAGAGAATGCCACGGTAATATTTATTGTCACTTTTTTGCATTGAAACccttttgtttccctttttcTCCGTGTGTGCGCCTTGAATGCAAATAAATGTTAACACAAGATAGGTTGGTCTGGACTTTGGAGTAGTAGGCTAGCTACAACCCTCTTTGGtgcattaattttgtttttaatctttctcATTCAGTTTAAGGAAATCACATATTTTTGTGGAAGAATTAGTTTTAAGGGACCAAATGGTGTAGCCATTAGTTGAAACCAACAACTGGATAGGGCTATATTGTCCCCTCCAACAATGAAGTGTTTCAAATCAGATGTGGAATATTATTATGAGTTAACCTAACAAAAGATTGGTCATGAATAATGCAGTTGTAGA encodes the following:
- the LOC114372058 gene encoding probable pectate lyase 8 — encoded protein: MAVSSSATKWVLFLLLALLIREEAMAMATTPQISDLRNVEVERHRLPSLTNSSMVERAKEADKLNEQAAVANPEEVVSMVEMSIQNSTERRKLGYFSCGTGNPIDDCWRCDPNWQRNRKRLADCGIGFGRNAIGGRDGKFYVVTDPRDDDPVNPKPGTLRHAVIQDRPLWIVFKRDMVIQLKQELIMNSFKTIDARGVNVHIANGACITIQFVTNVIIHGLHIHDCKPTGNAMVRSSPTHFGWRTMADGDAISIFGSSHIWVDHNSLSHCADGLVDAVMGSTAITISNNHFTHHNEVILLGHSDSYTRDKLMQVTIAYNHFGEGLIQRMPRCRHGYFHVVNNDYTHWEMYAIGGSANPTINSQGNRYNAPTNPFAKEVTKRVETAETQWKGWNWRSEGDLLLNGAYFTPSGAGASASYARASSLGAKSSSMVDSMTSNAGALGCKRGRQC